CGCGCGGATCGCCCTGCCCTCCCGGGAACTGGTGCGAGGCGCGCAGCGTGACTTCCTGCGCCATGGCCACCCCCGCGGCGGCCAGCGCCGCCCCGAGGACGGCGATGCGAATTGCGTTCTTCATGATCGTCTCCGTGTTCAGATAATTCTTTCGTGAAGGAACTGCAGCTGCGAATGGGCGCCAGTGCTTGGCCGGCGCCTTGCGTATGGGATGTGTGCGGGTGCGGATCTCCTGATTCGGCGAAAAGGGAATCGGCGCGCGGTCAGCGGCCGGCGTATTCGGTGCGCAACACGTTTTTCTGCACCTTGCCCATGGTGTTGCGCGGCAGCTGCTCGATCAGGTGGATCTGCTTGGGCACCTTGAAATTGGCGATGCGCGCCTTCAGCTCGGCCTGCATGGCGGCGGTATCCACCGCTGCGCCCGCGCGCGGCACCACCACCGCCACCACGGCCTCGCCGAAATCCGGATGCGGCACGCCGATCACGGCCGATTCCGACACGCCCGGCATCTCGTCGATGAGCAGCTCGATTTCCTTGGGGTAGACGTTGTAGCCGCCCGAAATGATCAGGTCTTTGCTGCGGCCGACGATGGACAGGTAGTCGCCGGGCACCTCGCGCCCGCCCGAGTCGCCGCCCCAGCGGCCCACGTCGCCGGTGCGGAACCAGCCGTCGGCCGTGAATTCTTCGCGGGTCTTCTCGGGCATGCGCCAGTAGCCGGCGAACACATTGGGCCCGCGCACCTGCACGTTGCCGATTTCGCCCGCGCCGAGCGTGGCGCCGGCGTCGTCGACCACCCGCACCTGCACGCCGGGTAGCGCCTTGCCCACGGTGCCGCCCAGGCGTTCGCCCGCGGCGGGATCGTACGGGTTCGACGTCAGCATGACGGTTTCGCTCATGCCGTAGCGTTCGAGAATGGTGTGGCCGGTGCGCTGCTGGAATTCGCTGAAGGTTTCCATCAGCAGCGGCGCCGAGCCGGAAATGAACAGGCGCATGCGCGCGCAGGCCGCGCGGTTGAAGCGCGCGTCGGCCAGCAGGCGCACGTAATAAGTGGGCACGCCCATCATCACCGTGCAGCGCGGCAGGTAGCGCAAGGCCTGCTCGACGTCCAGCCTGGGCAGCCAGATCATGCGCGCGCCGGCCAGCAACGCGCCGTGCGAGGCCACGAACAGGCCGTGCACGTGAAAAATCGGCAGCATGTGCAGCAGCACGTCGTCGCCGCGCCAGCCCCAGTAGCGGTGCAGCACCTGGGCGTTCGAGGCCAGGTTGCCGTGCGTCAGCATCGCGCCCTTGCTGCGCCCGGTCGTGCCCGAGGTGTACAGGATCGCCGCCAGGTCGTCGGCCCGGCGCGGCACGGCGTCGAACGACTGGCTCATGCCGCCGGCGGCGTCCAGCAGCGTGCCGCTGCGGTCTTCGTCGAGCGTATATACATGGCGGGTGCCGGCCTGGTCGGCCACGCGGCGCACCCAGTCCAGGTTCTTGCTGGCGCACACCACCACCGCGGGCTCGGCGTCGCCCAGGAAGTACGCTACTTCGTTCTCGCGATAGGCCGTGTTCAAGGGCAGGTAGACAAAGCCCGCGCGCAGCGTGGCCAGGTACAGCAACAGCGCCTCGGGCGACTTCTCGACCTGCACCGCCACGCGCGCGCCCTCGGGCAGGCCCAGCGAAGCGAGCAGGTTGGCCAGGCAGGCGCTGGCGCGGTCGATGTCGTCCCAGGTGTACAGCAGATCGGGCGTCTCCAGCGCGATCTTGCCGCGGTCGGCGGGAAAACCGCCTGCCAGGATGGTGTACAGATTGGCGTTGCTCACCTTGTCTAGTCTCCAGTGAATACGGGCGCCCGGCCCGCCAGGAAAGCGCCCACGCCTTCACGGTGGTCGCGGCTCTCGGCATAAGAAAAGAAGTCTTGATAATCGGCTTCGTCCAGCGGCGCGCCCTGCAGCAGCCGGCGCGCCTGGCGCTTGTTGATGCGGGCCGCCAGCGGCGCGCCCCGCATGATGCGGTCGGCGCTGGCGCGGGCCTGCGCGGCCACCTCGGCGTCCGGCACGACGCGGGTCAACAGGCCCAGCGCCTGCGCCTCGGCGCTGTCGAACACGCGGCCTTCGAGCAGGATGGCCAGCGTGGCGGCCCGGCCGGCCAGCGCCAGCAGGCCGCGCATTTCGTCGGGCGCCATGGGAAATCCCAGCCGGTTGATGGGCACGCCGAAGCGCGACGACGCGCCGGCGATGCGCAGGTCGCACTGGCAGGCGATTTCCAGGCCGCCGCCCACGCACACGCCGTCGATCTGCGCCACCACCGGATGCGGGCATTCGGCCACGGCGGCTAGCGCCGGCGCCAGCACCTGCTGGTGATAGCGGCGCACCCGCTGCAGGTCGCCGCGCACCATGGGAAACTCACGGATGTCGGCCCCGGCCGCGAACTGGCCGCCGGCGCCGCGCACGATCACGCAGCGCACGGCCCGGTCGGCGGCCAGCGCCTCGAAGACGCCGCGCAGCTGTTCCCACATGGCGACGGTAATGGCGTTCAGGCGCCCGGGATGCGACAGCGTGACCACGGCCAGCGCGTCTTCCCGTTCCAGCAGCACCTGCCCCGTTGACGGCGTTTCGTACATGGCCCGCCCCTACCCGATGCGCGCAATGCCGCGGCTGACGCGCGGCTTGCCCTCACCCAGCTGCGCCAGATTGGCGTCCAGGTCGTCCAGGTCGTACAGGTAATTGACCATCATCCCGCACGACTGGGCCAGGCCCTTGGGCGAGGTGTCGGCCGCCCAGTTCAGGCGCTCGATGCGCGCGCCGTTGCCCAGGTGAAAGCGCGCCACGGGATCCAGCGGCTGGCCGTTCTTCATCGACAGCAGGTAGTGCGCCGCCAGCTTCATGCCGGCGCGCTGCACCACTTCGGACGGCTTGCCGGCCGCGGCCTTGGCCAGCCGGGCCACCCAGCGCGCGCCATCGGGCGCGCCCGCGCGGGCGCGGGCCTTGTCGCGCACGATGCCTTCGACTTCCTGCGCGCTCAGGCGCGACAGCCAGTCGGCCAGGCCGGGAATGGGCGACAGCGTGGCGAACGAGCGCAGCTTGGGCACTTCTTCGAGCAGGCGCTCGATGACGCGCTTGAGCAGGAAGTTGCCGAAGCTGATACCGCGCAGGCCTGGCTGCGTATTCGAGATGGAATAGAAAATGGCCCAGCGCGCCTTGTCCAGGTCTTGCGGCGGCGCGCCCATGTCGAGCAGCGCCTGCACGTTGTCGGCCATCTGCGTGGAAAAGGCGACTTCGACGAAGATCAGCGGCACGTCGGGCATCTGCGGATGGAAATACGCGTAGCAGCGGCGGTCGGACGCCACCCGGTGGCGCAGGTCGTCCCATGAACGGATTTCGTGCACGGCCTCGTAGATGATCAGTTTTTCCAGCAGCGAGGCCGGCGAATCCCAGGTCAGCGGCCGCAGTTCCAGCAGGCCCACGTCGAACCAGGCCGACAGCAGGCTTTCCAGGTCTTTGTCCAGGGCCTGCAGGCCGGCCACCTGCTTGCGCCAGCGCAGCATGTCGGCCCGCAGGGCCACCAGGAAGCGCAGGCCGTCGGGCAGGCCGTTGAAGCGCTTGAACAGCCGCTGGCCCTGGTCGCCGCGCGGCTCCAGGCCGGCGCCGACCTGCGCCAGGCCGGCCAGCAGTTCGCGGCGGCGCTTGCTGTCGGCCGCGGCGTAGGCGCCGCACCAGCTGCGCGCCAGCTTGTTGGCGGCCACGTCGGTCAGGCGGGCCTGGAACAGCGGCAGGATCTCGGCGTCGCCGGGCAGCCGGCCGCGGTCCCACAGGCGGCTGAGCCGGGCCATCAGGCCGGCGTGTTCGGCGGCCTCGCCTTCCGGCGCGGCATCGCCCTCAGGCGGCCGTGCGCCGCGCGCGAGCGGACTGGAGTCTAGGGCGGTCATGGGCAGGCTCCTGGGTAAGGGACGGGGAAGAATCGGGTGGCGCGTCGGCCTCGCCGGCCAGCAGGCGCAGGGCGTCGAGCTGGCGCAGCAGGTGTTTGCGCGCCAGGGCCTCGGCGGCATCCGGATCGCGCGCCCTGAGCGCGGCGTAGATCGCCAGGTGCTCGGCGCAGGATTCGCCGATGCGGCCCGGCACGGTCAGGCTTTTATGGCGGAACAGGCTGAGCACCTTGCGCAGGTTGCCCACCATGTCCGACAGCCAGCGGTTGTCGGCCAGGGCCTGCACGGCTTCATGGATGAGGAAATTCGTGTCGTAGTAGGCGTCGATGCGGCCGGCGGCGGCATGGTCCGCCAGCGCCTGGTGCAGCGGCTCGAGCGCCGCCAGGTCGGCGTCGGACGCCTTCAGGGCGGCCTCGTGGGCGCAGCGCCCTTCCAGCATGGCCATCAGCGGGAAGATGTCTTCCAGGTCGCGCAGCGACAGCTCGTTGACGAAGCAGCCGCGGCGCGGTTCGAGCCGGACCAGGCCTTCGGTGGCCAGCACTTTCAGCGCTTCGCGCAGCGGCGTGCGCGAAATGCCCAGCAGGCCGGTCAGGCGGGTTTCGTCGATCCATTCGCCGCCGGCCAGCGCGTGCGAGCGGATCATGGCGCGCAGGCGGTCGGCCACTTCGAGATACAGCGCTTGCCGGACGATGGGAGCGGTCATGGACGGTCCGCGAGCGGTTCCTGTAATTCATAATTATAGGAAAACCCATCATACCTGCCGCTCCCTGGCGAGGGAAGCCCCGGCAGGGTTGGGGGAATCCCGCAGGCGCGGGCGCCCGGCGCTTCAGAGGTGCAGCACGCCCGCCACGGCGTGGCGCGTCAGGGCACGCGCCCAACGCCTGGCGGGCAGCCCGTAGCGGCTTTCGACCTGCTCGGCGCGGGCCAGCAACTGCGCCAGCGTGACGGCCAGGGGCGGGCCGCTGAAGGCCAGCACGATCTGGTTGCCCGCGTCGATCTCGGGCAACAGCAGGATGCGGTCGTCGAAGGCGCGCCGCAGGTTCTCGATGTTGCGCTCGAAGCTTTCATGCTGGCCGAACAGGTTGACCGACAGCACCCCCACTTCGCCCAGCACCCGCCGGCAGCCGCGGTAGAAGTCTTCCGAGTCGCGCACCGGGCCGCGCGCCGTAGCGTCGTACAGGTCGACCATCAGCACCGGGCAGCGGCCCGCATGGCCCGGATCGGCCACCCATGCGGCGGCGTCGTCGTGGTCGATGGACAGGCGCGGCACGGCCGGCAGGCGAAAGAACATCTGGCATGCCGCCGTGACCCGCGGGTTCCATTCCACCACCGCCACCGGACTGCGGGTGTGCTTCAGGCAGAACCGGGCCAGCGAACCCGCCCCCAGCCCGAGCAGGCCGATGGGCTCGTCTTTGGGCGGGTCGAGGAACAGCAGCCAGGCCATCATCTGGGCGGTGTATTCCAGCACCAGTTCGGCCGGCGCCTTGATGCGCATGGCGCCCTGGATCCATTCGGTGCCGAAATGCAGGTAGCGGATGCCGTCGGCTTCGGAAAGCGTGGGCTGGTCGGAAGTGGAGGCGGTGGTTCGGGCAGGCATCGCGCGATTGTAGCCGGCGCGGTACCCTGTGGCCTGCGCCTGCCACGAAGGAACGCCGATGCCTGACCAGTTCTCTACCACGCAAGTCGTACGCAAGACTGTCATCCGCACCGCCGGCGGGCTGGTGGCGTCCCAGCACCGCAGGGCGGCCGAAGCCGGCGCCGAGGTGCTGGCCGCCGGCGGCGACGCCGTGGACGCCGCGGTGGCCGTATCGTTTGCCGCGGGCGTGGTCGAGCCGTGGATGAGCGGCCCCATGGGCGGCGGCGCCATGACCCTGTACCGGGCGGCCGAAGACCAGGCCAGGGTGGTGTATTTCGGCATGCGCTCGCCCGCGAAGCTGGATCCGGCGCACTATCCCCTGGCCGGCGGCGGCGCCGTGTCGCCCGACCTGTTCCCCTGGCCGGCCGTGCAAGACGACCGCAATGCGCGCGGCGCCACGGCGGTGGCCGTGCCGGGCACGGTGGCGGGCATGGAGCTGGCTCATGCCACCTATGGCCGCCTGCCCTGGCGCGACCTGCTGCAGCCCGCCGTGTCGCTGGCCCGCGAGGGTCTGCTGGTCGACTGGTACACCACCCTGATGATCGCCGGCTCGGCGCGCTGGCTGGCGCGCGATCCCGACGCCGCGCAGATGTTCCTGGACGACGGCGCCTGGCCCAAGGCCGGCGGCTGGGCGGCGGCGGCCGGGCTGCGCATTGCGCTGCCGCGCGCCGCCGACATGCTGGCCTGCCTGGCCGAACAGGGCCCGCGCGCGTTCTACGACGGCGACATCGGCGCCGAACTGGCGCGCGACGTGCAGGCCAAGGGCGGCTGTCTCAGCCACCAGGACCTGCGCGACTATCGCGCTCTGCTGCAAGAGCCGCTGTCGATTCCCTATCGGGGCGGACGCATCCATGCCACGCCGGAAATGACGGCGGGCCCCAGCCTGGCGCGCTGCCTGCAGCGCCTGCAGGCCAGGCTGGAACCCGGCTCCGCGCCCGGCGCGGATGCCTTCACGGCCTACGCCGACGTGCTGCGCGAGGAATACCGCTGGCGCCTGTCGAACATGGGCGACAACGAAGACCCGCGCACCCCCGCCTGCACCACGCACTTCAGCGTGGTCGACCGCCATGGCAACCAGTGCGCGGTCACGCAGACCCTGCTGTCGGCCTTCGGCTCGCACGTGGTGTCGCCATCGACCGGCATGCTGCTCAACAACGGGATCATGTGGTTCGACCCCGAACCCGGCAAGGCGAATTCGCTGGCGCCGGCGCGCCGCTGCCTGATGAACATCTGCCCGGTGGTGGGCGAGGCCCATGGACGCCGCTTTGCGCTGGGCGCCTCGGGCGGGCGCAAGATCCTGCCCGCGGTCATGCAGCTGATCTCATTCCTGGCCGATTACGGCATGAGCCTGGAAGACGCGTTCCATCACGCCCGGCTCGATGCCAGCACCGACGTGCTGACGCTCGATCCGAAGCTGCCGCCCGAGGCCTACCAGGCCGTCGCGGCGGCGCACCCGCATGCGGCCGCGCCGCGCACCCTGTACGCATATGCCTATGCATGCCCATCGGGCGTGCTGCGCGAAGGCGGGCGCAACGAAGGCTGCACCGAAATCATGTCGCCGTGGGCGGACGTGGCGCTGGAGCAGCCCAGATCGCAGCCCGCAGGTGTCCGGCTCCCGCCAGGGTGCCGGACACCGTACTGTTGAGACAGCCCGTGCACACTTCGGTGTCTGGCACCTTGTATCTTGGCACTTGTGGTGATTAGCTATCACCACAGCGGTTCCGGTGAGCTTGTTCTGGCACCGAAAGCGTGGACTTTGCTCCGCAGATGAAGCCCCGGAACCGCCCCCTGTAAGCCAGCTGAACACTGAACGGTAGCCTAGGGCCAGGACCCTGCATGTACAAGGTAAGTGGGCACAGTGNGCGCCGACACCGCTGGCCCGCACGCCGCGGGACGGGGCTAGAACGCAAACCCCCAAACGCAATATCCAAAGGTGCATAAGGCCAATACCCAGGAAATCACCGGACCGGCCCCAAGGTAGCGCCATGGGTGTCAAATACCACGCGGTTGAAGCAGTCAGACATCTGCTGCAAGGCGCCCGCCGATGCCCGGCCACGGACGTGGCTACACTATTCTTCCCATCCCATAACGAGAACCGCATGAGACATCCCCTGACCGCCCTGGGCCTGGCGCTGGCCCTGTCGTTTTCCGCCGCGGGCGCGCTTGCCCAGGCGGCGCAGTCCGCGGCGGCCGCCCAGGCGCCCCGCGATCCGTTCTTCTGGCTGGGCGAGATCAACAAGGCCACCGCCGTCATCAATACCGACGAAGGGCTGCTCGACAAGGCCATGGCGCCGCGCCTGGCGGCGGGCGTGGCCAAGGTGATCGAAGACGGCAACCAGCCCGGCGCCAAGCGGCCGGCCACGGTCATTACCTTCGAGCCGCTGCTGATCAAGGCGGCGGGCCAGGACATCACGCTGCTGCACGCCGGCCGCTCCAGCCAGGACATGCACGCCACCTACCGCAGCGCGATCCTGCGCGACAAGCTGCTGGAGCTGGCCGACCAGCTCAACGCCACTTCCGCCACCCTGGTGAACCTGGCCGCCAGGCACGCGGACACCATCGTGCCCAATTACACCAATGGCGTGGCGGCGCAGCCCAACAGCTACGGCCACTACCTGCTGGGCCACGCCGCCGGCCTGGACCGCGATGCGCAGCGCATTCGCGAAGCCTACGCGCGCATCGACCGCTCGCCCATGGGCACCACCGTGCTCAACGGCACCAGCTGGCCGCTGGACCGCAAGCGCATGGCGCAGTACCTGGGCTTTGCCGCCCTGGTCGACAACGCCTACGACGCCTCGCAGATTTCTTCCATGGACCAGCCCGTGGAAGTCGCGTCCATCGTGACCAGCATCGCGCTGCACACCGGCAACTTCGTCGAAGACGTGATGACGCAGTACGCGCAATCGCGCCCGTGGATTCTGCTGGAAGAGGGCGGCGGCAATACTTATGTATCGAGCGCCATGCCGCAGAAGCGCAACCCGGGCCTGCTGAACGACACGCGCAGCGGCGCATCCACGGCCGTGACGCTGGCCATGGGCCCGGTGCTGCAGACCCACAACATCACGCCGGGCATGAGCGACCCCAAGAGCGTGAAGCAGAATTCCGCCATGGTCGACAGCGCCATCGGCGTGCTCAAGCGCTGGGACCGCGTGCTGAACGCCATGGTCATCAGCCCCGACCGCGCGCTGGAAGAACTGAACAGCGACTGGACCGCATCGCAGGAGCTGGCCGACGTGCTGATGCGCAAGTACAAGCT
This genomic window from Bordetella petrii contains:
- a CDS encoding argininosuccinate lyase, translating into MRHPLTALGLALALSFSAAGALAQAAQSAAAAQAPRDPFFWLGEINKATAVINTDEGLLDKAMAPRLAAGVAKVIEDGNQPGAKRPATVITFEPLLIKAAGQDITLLHAGRSSQDMHATYRSAILRDKLLELADQLNATSATLVNLAARHADTIVPNYTNGVAAQPNSYGHYLLGHAAGLDRDAQRIREAYARIDRSPMGTTVLNGTSWPLDRKRMAQYLGFAALVDNAYDASQISSMDQPVEVASIVTSIALHTGNFVEDVMTQYAQSRPWILLEEGGGNTYVSSAMPQKRNPGLLNDTRSGASTAVTLAMGPVLQTHNITPGMSDPKSVKQNSAMVDSAIGVLKRWDRVLNAMVISPDRALEELNSDWTASQELADVLMRKYKLPFRVGHHFASEVVSYAKANNIKPLDFPYGQARRIYEEAVKGSTYPAELPMSETEFRATLDPVAIVKHRATLGGPQPAEMQRMLQEARDRLAAQDAWIKARRKHISDSLAELDKQFDQLVASGQGR
- a CDS encoding spermidine synthase; amino-acid sequence: MPARTTASTSDQPTLSEADGIRYLHFGTEWIQGAMRIKAPAELVLEYTAQMMAWLLFLDPPKDEPIGLLGLGAGSLARFCLKHTRSPVAVVEWNPRVTAACQMFFRLPAVPRLSIDHDDAAAWVADPGHAGRCPVLMVDLYDATARGPVRDSEDFYRGCRRVLGEVGVLSVNLFGQHESFERNIENLRRAFDDRILLLPEIDAGNQIVLAFSGPPLAVTLAQLLARAEQVESRYGLPARRWARALTRHAVAGVLHL
- a CDS encoding gamma-glutamyltransferase, yielding MPDQFSTTQVVRKTVIRTAGGLVASQHRRAAEAGAEVLAAGGDAVDAAVAVSFAAGVVEPWMSGPMGGGAMTLYRAAEDQARVVYFGMRSPAKLDPAHYPLAGGGAVSPDLFPWPAVQDDRNARGATAVAVPGTVAGMELAHATYGRLPWRDLLQPAVSLAREGLLVDWYTTLMIAGSARWLARDPDAAQMFLDDGAWPKAGGWAAAAGLRIALPRAADMLACLAEQGPRAFYDGDIGAELARDVQAKGGCLSHQDLRDYRALLQEPLSIPYRGGRIHATPEMTAGPSLARCLQRLQARLEPGSAPGADAFTAYADVLREEYRWRLSNMGDNEDPRTPACTTHFSVVDRHGNQCAVTQTLLSAFGSHVVSPSTGMLLNNGIMWFDPEPGKANSLAPARRCLMNICPVVGEAHGRRFALGASGGRKILPAVMQLISFLADYGMSLEDAFHHARLDASTDVLTLDPKLPPEAYQAVAAAHPHAAAPRTLYAYAYACPSGVLREGGRNEGCTEIMSPWADVALEQPRSQPAGVRLPPGCRTPYC
- a CDS encoding enoyl-CoA hydratase/isomerase family protein — translated: MYETPSTGQVLLEREDALAVVTLSHPGRLNAITVAMWEQLRGVFEALAADRAVRCVIVRGAGGQFAAGADIREFPMVRGDLQRVRRYHQQVLAPALAAVAECPHPVVAQIDGVCVGGGLEIACQCDLRIAGASSRFGVPINRLGFPMAPDEMRGLLALAGRAATLAILLEGRVFDSAEAQALGLLTRVVPDAEVAAQARASADRIMRGAPLAARINKRQARRLLQGAPLDEADYQDFFSYAESRDHREGVGAFLAGRAPVFTGD
- a CDS encoding malonyl-CoA decarboxylase domain-containing protein, translating into MTALDSSPLARGARPPEGDAAPEGEAAEHAGLMARLSRLWDRGRLPGDAEILPLFQARLTDVAANKLARSWCGAYAAADSKRRRELLAGLAQVGAGLEPRGDQGQRLFKRFNGLPDGLRFLVALRADMLRWRKQVAGLQALDKDLESLLSAWFDVGLLELRPLTWDSPASLLEKLIIYEAVHEIRSWDDLRHRVASDRRCYAYFHPQMPDVPLIFVEVAFSTQMADNVQALLDMGAPPQDLDKARWAIFYSISNTQPGLRGISFGNFLLKRVIERLLEEVPKLRSFATLSPIPGLADWLSRLSAQEVEGIVRDKARARAGAPDGARWVARLAKAAAGKPSEVVQRAGMKLAAHYLLSMKNGQPLDPVARFHLGNGARIERLNWAADTSPKGLAQSCGMMVNYLYDLDDLDANLAQLGEGKPRVSRGIARIG
- a CDS encoding GntR family transcriptional regulator, whose product is MTAPIVRQALYLEVADRLRAMIRSHALAGGEWIDETRLTGLLGISRTPLREALKVLATEGLVRLEPRRGCFVNELSLRDLEDIFPLMAMLEGRCAHEAALKASDADLAALEPLHQALADHAAAGRIDAYYDTNFLIHEAVQALADNRWLSDMVGNLRKVLSLFRHKSLTVPGRIGESCAEHLAIYAALRARDPDAAEALARKHLLRQLDALRLLAGEADAPPDSSPSLTQEPAHDRPRLQSARARRTAA
- a CDS encoding AMP-binding protein, producing the protein MSNANLYTILAGGFPADRGKIALETPDLLYTWDDIDRASACLANLLASLGLPEGARVAVQVEKSPEALLLYLATLRAGFVYLPLNTAYRENEVAYFLGDAEPAVVVCASKNLDWVRRVADQAGTRHVYTLDEDRSGTLLDAAGGMSQSFDAVPRRADDLAAILYTSGTTGRSKGAMLTHGNLASNAQVLHRYWGWRGDDVLLHMLPIFHVHGLFVASHGALLAGARMIWLPRLDVEQALRYLPRCTVMMGVPTYYVRLLADARFNRAACARMRLFISGSAPLLMETFSEFQQRTGHTILERYGMSETVMLTSNPYDPAAGERLGGTVGKALPGVQVRVVDDAGATLGAGEIGNVQVRGPNVFAGYWRMPEKTREEFTADGWFRTGDVGRWGGDSGGREVPGDYLSIVGRSKDLIISGGYNVYPKEIELLIDEMPGVSESAVIGVPHPDFGEAVVAVVVPRAGAAVDTAAMQAELKARIANFKVPKQIHLIEQLPRNTMGKVQKNVLRTEYAGR